One window from the genome of Marinobacter sp. LV10R510-11A encodes:
- a CDS encoding helix-turn-helix transcriptional regulator, with protein sequence MSSTAVRYLTMLRMVPRFPKTITTTELAQRLDEQDFSVTMRSIQRDLEKLSADFPLLVDERARPFRWSFDRDATMDIIPALDLPAALTFELAKAYLTPMLPPRALSHLQPHFKEAHRTLSRESNPLGQWPNRVRVINRGLSGSRPAIDADVLETVTEALLREYQCKLTYQARNWSEPEDIIVHPLGLVFRDPNVYLIGTIEGREGVRQLVLHRATTGELVEQPVERPEDFDLDLYIHSGAMGILKSNEPVFLRLRCDKPVLNHLIESPLGFDQLTTEIDNDTFEISVTVDDTQDLRWWLTAQAIHCDILEPGWLRDEIEAVLAEGLERVRKT encoded by the coding sequence ATGTCGAGCACCGCTGTCCGTTATCTCACCATGCTACGAATGGTGCCTCGCTTTCCTAAGACCATTACCACAACTGAGCTGGCACAGCGTCTGGACGAGCAGGACTTCTCGGTCACGATGCGGTCGATTCAGCGGGACTTGGAAAAGCTGAGTGCGGATTTCCCACTTCTGGTGGACGAGCGCGCGAGACCTTTCCGTTGGTCATTCGACCGGGATGCCACCATGGACATCATCCCGGCTCTGGATCTACCAGCGGCACTGACCTTTGAGCTGGCCAAGGCCTACCTCACACCCATGCTACCGCCCAGGGCTTTGTCGCATCTCCAACCTCACTTTAAAGAAGCGCACCGTACCTTGTCGCGAGAGAGTAACCCTCTGGGGCAATGGCCGAACCGCGTGCGTGTTATCAACCGAGGGTTAAGCGGGAGTCGCCCAGCCATAGATGCGGATGTTTTGGAAACTGTGACCGAAGCTCTGTTGCGTGAGTACCAATGCAAACTGACATACCAGGCACGCAACTGGTCGGAACCTGAGGATATTATCGTTCACCCTTTGGGTCTGGTCTTCCGGGATCCGAATGTGTATCTAATCGGAACCATTGAGGGCAGGGAAGGCGTACGCCAGCTGGTATTGCACCGAGCAACAACCGGGGAGTTGGTCGAACAGCCGGTAGAGCGCCCGGAAGACTTTGACTTGGACCTCTATATCCATTCGGGTGCCATGGGAATTCTCAAATCAAACGAGCCAGTATTTCTGAGGCTTCGCTGTGACAAGCCCGTTTTGAACCATCTGATCGAGTCACCCTTGGGTTTTGATCAGCTCACTACTGAGATTGATAACGACACCTTTGAAATCTCGGTAACTGTAGACGATACCCAGGATCTGCGCTGGTGGTTGACGGCACAGGCAATTCACTGTGACATTTTAGAGCCTGGGTGGCTGCGAGATGAGATTGAAGCGGTTTTAGCCGAGGGGCTGGAGCGCGTCAGGAAAACCTGA
- a CDS encoding SOS response-associated peptidase, translated as MCGRYNVTDSPEIRILMEQLGLPSITPRFQHNVPPGGTGEFVIQAADDRYLLPGIWSLLIEPRPEGHSYRPNPKFHTFNARSDRLTSSALWKKIYPSKRCIVPVSAFHEWQGKQVYNIHPQNEATALAGLWQSWHFGDEQVNSFTVITLPPHPRFSHIHAKSIPLMLRPDDFDLWLDPDFHQMDAFQSLMQTHIPAPLVCEPVHGPKDLKLTGKAELLPGD; from the coding sequence ATGTGCGGCCGATACAACGTTACAGACTCACCTGAAATCAGAATACTGATGGAACAACTGGGCCTGCCTAGCATAACACCCAGGTTCCAGCACAACGTGCCACCCGGAGGCACTGGTGAGTTCGTGATTCAAGCGGCCGATGACCGGTATCTGCTTCCAGGTATTTGGTCTTTGCTGATTGAACCCAGACCTGAAGGCCACAGTTACCGACCCAATCCGAAATTTCACACCTTCAATGCCCGAAGTGATCGACTGACCAGCAGCGCGCTCTGGAAGAAAATATATCCCTCAAAACGTTGCATCGTACCGGTAAGTGCCTTCCATGAATGGCAAGGCAAGCAGGTCTACAATATTCATCCGCAGAATGAAGCTACAGCCCTGGCAGGCCTCTGGCAGTCGTGGCACTTTGGGGATGAGCAAGTAAATTCTTTCACCGTAATCACGCTTCCACCGCATCCTAGGTTCAGCCACATCCATGCCAAAAGTATCCCGCTGATGCTAAGGCCTGATGATTTTGATCTTTGGCTGGATCCCGATTTCCATCAAATGGATGCGTTTCAGAGTCTGATGCAGACGCATATTCCCGCGCCATTGGTGTGTGAGCCAGTGCACGGCCCGAAGGATTTGAAACTGACAGGGAAAGCGGAACTGCTGCCTGGAGATTAG
- the umuC gene encoding translesion error-prone DNA polymerase V subunit UmuC, giving the protein MKQPVFALVDCNNFYASCEKLFRPDLRHTPVVVLSNNDGCVVARSKESKDLGIKMGVPVHHIKQEIRQHGIQLFSSNYTLYGDLSHRVMITLEALAPRVDVYSIDEAFLDVTGIDRLVSLEDFGRQIKHTVYRNVGLPVCVGIAPTRTLAKLANYAAKKYPATKGVVDLTDPARQRRLLARVPVEEVWGVGRKISAKLHAMDIVTALQLADTDFGTLRKRFSVVLERTARELNGVPCLPWDDAPSPKKQIMCSRSFGQPIQSLANLEEAVAHFAVRTTQKLRSGHQYAGELMVFIRTNPFKTTAPQYSRSASVRLINASQDSRVIVQQALRLLRPMYHEGYEYAKAGVMLSELVDETGLQDDLFESVATNTPDSARSERLMTVMDEINRKSQATVYMAREAGPAVYAMRRGHLSPAYTTAWSELPTVR; this is encoded by the coding sequence ATGAAACAACCAGTCTTTGCATTGGTCGATTGCAACAACTTCTATGCTTCCTGCGAGAAGCTGTTTCGGCCCGATTTGCGGCATACACCGGTCGTCGTACTGTCCAACAACGACGGTTGTGTCGTTGCACGCTCGAAGGAATCCAAAGACCTGGGTATCAAAATGGGTGTACCAGTACACCACATCAAACAGGAGATTCGACAGCATGGAATTCAGCTGTTTTCCTCCAACTACACTCTCTATGGCGACTTGAGCCATCGGGTGATGATAACGCTGGAAGCGCTGGCACCCAGAGTGGATGTGTATTCGATTGATGAGGCTTTCCTGGATGTCACCGGTATTGACCGGTTGGTGTCCCTTGAGGACTTTGGCAGGCAGATAAAACACACCGTGTACCGGAACGTGGGCCTTCCAGTGTGTGTTGGCATTGCACCCACCAGAACTCTGGCGAAGCTCGCCAATTACGCCGCCAAGAAATACCCAGCAACCAAGGGTGTCGTAGACCTCACTGATCCAGCGAGACAAAGAAGGCTTTTGGCCCGAGTGCCCGTGGAAGAAGTTTGGGGCGTAGGCCGCAAGATCTCAGCGAAGCTTCATGCCATGGACATTGTCACGGCTTTACAATTGGCCGACACCGATTTCGGTACCTTACGAAAACGCTTCTCTGTTGTGCTAGAACGTACTGCCCGGGAATTAAACGGTGTGCCCTGTCTGCCGTGGGACGATGCACCGTCACCTAAAAAACAGATTATGTGCTCCCGCTCCTTTGGTCAGCCCATCCAGTCTCTGGCGAATCTGGAAGAGGCCGTGGCACACTTTGCAGTAAGAACCACCCAAAAGCTTCGGAGCGGTCATCAATACGCCGGCGAGCTGATGGTGTTTATTAGAACGAACCCCTTCAAGACTACTGCACCACAATACTCAAGAAGTGCGAGTGTTCGTTTGATCAATGCGTCCCAGGACTCCAGAGTGATCGTGCAGCAGGCTCTCAGGCTTCTTCGGCCTATGTATCATGAAGGGTACGAGTATGCGAAAGCTGGGGTAATGCTGAGTGAATTAGTGGATGAAACGGGGTTGCAGGACGACCTGTTTGAGTCAGTGGCAACCAATACACCGGACAGTGCCAGATCAGAACGCCTGATGACAGTGATGGATGAGATCAACCGGAAATCCCAGGCAACGGTCTACATGGCTAGAGAAGCGGGACCTGCGGTTTATGCAATGCGAAGGGGACATTTATCGCCGGCCTACACCACCGCCTGGTCCGAGCTGCCTACAGTCCGCTGA
- a CDS encoding IS1595 family transposase, producing the protein MKRTDINAIEQLLSRLPVELKKYFANQLLGQINAQADTLIETARPHPLCPHCGNEHPVKWGRSGGLQRYRCHNPVCLKTFNTLTGTPLAKLHHRDKWFAYLGCMLDSLTLRITAKRLGIDLKTAFRWRHRFLASAAKTNANALSGIIEVDETWFLESCKGKRRLTHRMTRKRGGQGSKKKKADKVQVVIARDRNGHISDLVGPTLSKSAVHAFLEPIIDHDSILCSDGHSWYKTFSAEHDIAHHRLITLDHQRVIGKEYHIQNVNAYISRLKGWIARFRGVGTAYLPNYLAWRRLFENGDSSEEAWLRSAIGIKQQQIPT; encoded by the coding sequence ATGAAGCGAACAGACATCAACGCCATTGAACAGTTACTGTCCCGCCTCCCTGTTGAGCTCAAAAAATACTTCGCCAATCAACTTCTTGGGCAAATTAACGCTCAGGCTGACACCCTAATCGAAACGGCTAGACCTCATCCTTTATGCCCTCACTGCGGCAATGAGCACCCAGTCAAATGGGGTCGTTCTGGTGGCTTACAGCGATATCGATGCCACAATCCAGTGTGCCTCAAAACATTTAACACCCTCACCGGTACGCCCCTAGCCAAACTGCATCACCGTGATAAGTGGTTTGCGTATCTAGGCTGCATGCTGGATAGCTTAACGCTACGCATCACGGCGAAGCGCTTGGGCATCGATCTAAAAACCGCATTTCGCTGGCGGCACCGGTTTTTAGCCTCTGCCGCCAAAACCAATGCCAACGCCTTATCGGGGATCATTGAAGTCGATGAAACGTGGTTTCTTGAATCTTGTAAGGGAAAGCGTCGCCTCACGCATCGGATGACACGGAAGCGCGGTGGGCAAGGCAGCAAAAAGAAGAAAGCGGATAAGGTTCAAGTAGTTATTGCTCGTGATCGCAACGGCCATATCAGTGATCTGGTAGGTCCGACGCTCAGTAAATCAGCTGTCCACGCATTTCTGGAGCCGATCATAGACCATGATTCGATTTTGTGTTCGGACGGGCACAGCTGGTATAAAACCTTCTCTGCCGAGCATGACATCGCGCATCATCGACTGATCACACTCGATCATCAGCGAGTGATTGGCAAGGAATACCACATTCAGAACGTCAACGCTTATATCAGCCGACTGAAGGGTTGGATTGCGCGCTTCCGTGGCGTGGGTACAGCATATTTGCCTAACTACCTAGCTTGGCGGCGGCTTTTTGAAAACGGAGATTCATCAGAAGAGGCATGGCTTCGTTCTGCGATAGGAATAAAACAACAGCAGATACCAACATAG
- a CDS encoding DUF4236 domain-containing protein, producing MAFRFRRTVSIFPGFRLNLGKRGVSVSAGMRGANVTLGRNGLYGNAGIPGTGFSYREKLSKPNTAAGRAGSRNARSTKPAPALPPIAEKIAQVQLNTKTGDITILDANGDDLGDEAIEVAKTYAREDLENTLQQHVDNHNRMMAQISDIHLGTPPPHTFPTFVPTPFEITEPKPPGLRKPDWLAYLCPARRRAFSDSNEQKRNQYRQLREQWENEKRSFEQVESERENLYRNARLGDVAAMESVLDDHMQDIDWPQDTELSFELSDDGKALMLDVDLPEIEDFPTTELRTYKRGVGVSVNELSDTASRKLYMAHVHGMGVRLMGECFSCAPSVERVILSAFTQVSNAATGGVEDKYLYSVKVSREAWGRIHFGNLEAVDPVEVLAAFDLRRDMTKTGIFRAVEPW from the coding sequence ATGGCTTTTAGATTTCGCAGAACAGTGTCGATTTTCCCTGGGTTTCGCCTCAACCTCGGCAAGCGCGGGGTGAGCGTTTCGGCGGGAATGCGCGGCGCCAATGTCACTTTAGGGCGCAATGGGCTTTACGGTAATGCGGGCATTCCAGGCACCGGTTTCTCTTATCGTGAAAAACTTTCAAAGCCAAATACTGCGGCTGGCAGAGCCGGAAGCCGAAACGCCCGGTCGACGAAGCCGGCGCCGGCGCTGCCACCAATTGCCGAAAAGATTGCTCAGGTGCAGCTGAATACGAAAACCGGTGACATCACCATTCTGGATGCCAACGGTGATGATCTTGGCGATGAGGCCATTGAGGTAGCTAAAACCTACGCTCGGGAAGATCTAGAAAATACGCTACAGCAGCATGTGGATAACCATAACCGGATGATGGCACAGATCAGTGATATTCATCTGGGTACACCACCGCCCCATACTTTCCCCACGTTTGTGCCCACGCCATTTGAGATCACCGAGCCCAAACCGCCAGGGTTACGAAAACCGGATTGGCTGGCGTACTTGTGCCCTGCCCGGCGCAGAGCTTTTTCCGATTCCAATGAACAGAAACGTAACCAGTATCGGCAACTGCGCGAGCAATGGGAAAACGAGAAGCGCTCCTTTGAGCAGGTCGAGTCTGAACGTGAAAACCTCTACAGGAACGCGCGGCTTGGGGATGTCGCAGCAATGGAGTCTGTGCTGGACGATCACATGCAGGATATTGACTGGCCCCAGGATACCGAACTCTCGTTCGAGCTGTCCGACGACGGCAAAGCACTGATGCTGGATGTGGATTTACCGGAAATTGAAGACTTTCCCACGACCGAGCTGCGCACGTACAAACGAGGTGTTGGCGTTTCTGTTAACGAGCTTTCAGATACGGCCTCTCGTAAGCTCTACATGGCCCATGTTCACGGTATGGGTGTTCGGCTAATGGGTGAGTGCTTTTCTTGTGCGCCTTCAGTTGAGCGGGTGATTTTGTCGGCATTCACTCAGGTATCTAACGCCGCTACCGGCGGAGTTGAGGACAAGTATCTCTATAGCGTGAAGGTAAGCCGTGAAGCCTGGGGCCGGATCCATTTTGGTAATCTGGAAGCGGTGGACCCGGTGGAAGTACTCGCTGCGTTTGACCTGCGACGGGATATGACCAAGACCGGCATTTTCAGGGCTGTTGAGCCTTGGTAG
- a CDS encoding PcfJ domain-containing protein: MHPKSQVVFDLSAILNYPIQLVVHSWHSARPLRWFSRNDDGIVAEGRFLEAPGLPLFTLEDDRGARVSDGIPEGILVIARLMPAMDFELAQACAVSEAAWELAENSPLLFILLVDYARRQALCVEEFEQLLALKRTVILDKVGLPASKSLVRLINRIELSPLLPWELEDVVKSLSQPEFLSLLRHHPSVHLNHLRFLLRQRQPLWPGMLYLVDKHSSALDITWLCRMIRDTLNMAAGNRQMLERVSSRQALQELHDLLVGRFNSMGSDAKRAAHAEALVQEHGNFPAPPFPIIDGIEPLASWLELLEEGSSMRHCVGSYDTFVALGEVFIYRMMQPERLTISLEYRNNRWIVGEVRGSRNANPSPGALDIIRRWVER; this comes from the coding sequence ATGCATCCAAAAAGCCAGGTGGTTTTCGATCTCAGCGCCATCCTCAACTACCCCATTCAATTGGTTGTTCACAGTTGGCATTCCGCCCGGCCGCTTCGTTGGTTCAGCAGGAATGACGACGGCATCGTGGCCGAGGGTCGTTTTCTGGAGGCGCCAGGGCTGCCCTTGTTTACGCTGGAAGATGACAGGGGAGCGCGGGTTTCAGACGGCATACCCGAAGGCATATTGGTTATTGCCAGGTTAATGCCTGCGATGGATTTCGAGCTCGCACAGGCCTGTGCGGTATCAGAGGCTGCCTGGGAGTTAGCTGAAAACTCCCCGCTGCTGTTCATCCTTCTGGTGGATTACGCACGCAGGCAAGCGCTCTGTGTTGAAGAGTTCGAGCAATTGTTAGCCCTGAAGCGCACCGTCATTCTTGATAAGGTCGGCCTGCCAGCCAGCAAATCTTTGGTTCGTTTGATTAATCGGATTGAACTCTCCCCGCTGCTTCCTTGGGAGCTTGAAGATGTTGTCAAATCGCTGAGTCAGCCTGAGTTTCTGTCGCTGCTCAGGCACCATCCGAGCGTGCACCTGAATCACCTGCGCTTTCTGCTCCGTCAACGGCAGCCTCTTTGGCCGGGCATGCTGTATCTGGTCGATAAGCACTCTTCAGCTTTGGACATCACATGGCTATGCCGAATGATTCGGGACACGCTGAATATGGCGGCAGGCAATAGGCAGATGCTGGAGCGGGTGAGCTCACGGCAGGCGCTGCAAGAACTCCACGACCTTTTGGTCGGAAGGTTTAACAGCATGGGATCCGATGCCAAACGCGCCGCCCATGCTGAGGCGCTGGTGCAGGAACATGGAAACTTCCCGGCTCCACCCTTCCCTATCATTGACGGCATTGAGCCTCTGGCGTCGTGGCTAGAGTTGTTGGAAGAAGGCTCTTCTATGCGTCACTGCGTGGGTAGCTACGATACGTTCGTCGCGCTGGGTGAGGTGTTTATTTACCGCATGATGCAGCCAGAGCGCTTGACCATTTCACTGGAGTACCGCAATAACCGCTGGATTGTTGGCGAAGTGCGGGGGAGCCGTAATGCTAATCCCTCGCCTGGGGCACTGGATATTATTCGACGTTGGGTCGAGCGTTGA
- a CDS encoding AAA family ATPase — MLLWNELINEARELEQDTTASKDDLRLLQIYLCRLYLTPAYENTLSLFNAEESLAFLGIKPPEDADTLGTRAHLNIIRKREKALTFSLKGKPKLSFEPLLASLVKLLKPNLVETKLLVYAMLLLKHPQAQSVLRELEISELNNSVNALARAMRESSRTVARALEDDSMLRQIRLFETPNRGSDIWDLVEAGPLLGQLVLATSDGEKGQSESDIEQMLFRHVCPPGPEAQHQISEFQGVPELQLMLDYLQNALATKARGKNILLYGKPGTGKTQLARAMAEKLSAPLYEVPTKDGRSGAMTGRIRLDAAKLAQMFLEDRLGAILLFDEMEDAFRKADDLAKGWFNQLLEENQAPAIWISNNISAVDSAFLRRFDFIFEVEGSGTDQQAEKLERDLSALPVSQAWITEAARTSWMTPALAKNLLEVAQYLPARQIIRNQQRLETLMHQRLSAMGERKPAQLLKRKQTQDFPEFRQEWINTKPTLKNVERLVRKEGAAKVCLYGPPGAGKTAYAQELAKRLEKPFMLQSGSDLLDKFIGETEKNIAAMFDKAERTGAVLLLDEADTFLYSRGMAQSSWEVSAVNEFMIRLERFEGVLLATTNRFDSLDKAILRRFHLKVKLGYLSTDQLKELIEACVMDKDKARALRPDQLAQFVYLTPGLVRGAVQGLRLRGFKPRTERLLEALKAEQSQQTDGVIGQPIGFVQ; from the coding sequence ATGCTGCTGTGGAACGAACTCATTAATGAAGCCCGCGAACTGGAACAAGACACGACCGCGTCCAAAGATGATCTGAGGCTGCTTCAGATCTATCTCTGCAGGCTTTACCTCACCCCCGCATACGAGAACACCCTGAGCTTGTTTAACGCTGAAGAAAGCTTGGCGTTTCTCGGTATTAAACCGCCGGAAGACGCTGATACCCTGGGCACACGAGCGCATCTGAACATCATACGCAAGCGGGAAAAGGCGCTGACATTCTCGCTCAAAGGCAAGCCGAAACTTTCCTTCGAGCCGCTACTGGCAAGCTTGGTGAAGCTCTTAAAACCCAACCTGGTGGAGACCAAGCTGTTGGTTTATGCGATGTTGCTGCTCAAACACCCGCAGGCTCAGTCGGTGCTTCGGGAGCTCGAAATAAGTGAGCTCAACAATTCCGTGAATGCACTGGCCAGGGCTATGCGTGAATCCTCCCGCACAGTTGCCCGTGCGCTGGAGGACGATTCCATGCTGCGCCAGATTCGGCTGTTTGAAACTCCCAATCGCGGCAGTGATATCTGGGATTTGGTGGAAGCCGGCCCGTTGCTTGGCCAGCTGGTACTGGCTACTTCTGACGGTGAGAAAGGCCAAAGCGAAAGTGACATTGAGCAGATGTTGTTTCGCCATGTTTGTCCGCCTGGGCCGGAAGCTCAACACCAGATCAGCGAGTTTCAGGGCGTGCCGGAACTACAGTTGATGCTCGACTATTTGCAGAATGCGCTCGCCACCAAGGCCAGAGGCAAGAACATCCTGCTTTACGGCAAGCCAGGCACTGGCAAAACCCAGCTGGCCCGGGCCATGGCCGAAAAGCTGTCGGCTCCTCTATACGAAGTACCAACCAAAGACGGTCGCTCCGGTGCTATGACCGGCCGTATTCGACTGGACGCGGCCAAGCTGGCTCAGATGTTTCTGGAAGATCGCTTGGGTGCAATATTGCTGTTCGATGAAATGGAAGACGCCTTCCGTAAAGCGGATGATCTTGCAAAAGGCTGGTTCAACCAATTACTGGAAGAAAACCAAGCCCCTGCGATCTGGATCAGCAACAACATCAGCGCGGTGGACTCGGCCTTCTTGCGCCGCTTTGATTTCATTTTTGAAGTGGAGGGGTCTGGAACGGATCAACAGGCCGAAAAGCTTGAACGTGATCTGTCGGCTCTGCCCGTTAGCCAAGCCTGGATAACAGAAGCGGCCCGCACATCCTGGATGACCCCGGCACTGGCCAAAAACCTGTTAGAAGTCGCGCAGTACCTGCCCGCAAGACAGATCATCCGTAACCAGCAGCGTCTGGAAACCCTGATGCACCAGCGCCTGTCTGCCATGGGAGAGCGCAAGCCAGCACAGTTATTGAAACGAAAACAAACACAGGACTTCCCCGAATTCCGGCAGGAATGGATTAACACCAAGCCGACTCTGAAAAACGTGGAACGCCTGGTTCGCAAGGAAGGGGCCGCTAAAGTGTGCCTGTATGGCCCGCCCGGCGCCGGTAAAACCGCCTATGCTCAGGAGCTGGCCAAGCGTCTGGAAAAGCCCTTTATGCTCCAGTCCGGAAGTGACCTTTTGGACAAGTTCATTGGTGAGACCGAGAAGAATATCGCCGCTATGTTCGACAAAGCGGAGAGAACCGGTGCTGTCTTGCTGCTCGATGAGGCCGACACGTTCCTCTACAGCCGGGGTATGGCTCAGAGCAGTTGGGAAGTGAGCGCAGTCAATGAGTTCATGATTCGCCTGGAACGGTTTGAAGGTGTTCTCCTGGCGACCACCAACCGCTTCGACAGCCTGGACAAAGCCATCCTGCGCCGCTTCCACCTGAAGGTGAAGCTCGGATACCTCAGTACCGACCAACTGAAGGAGCTTATCGAAGCCTGCGTGATGGACAAGGACAAAGCCCGAGCGTTGCGACCTGATCAACTCGCGCAATTTGTGTACCTGACACCGGGCCTGGTGCGAGGAGCGGTTCAGGGCCTTCGCTTACGAGGTTTCAAGCCGCGTACAGAACGGCTATTGGAAGCACTAAAAGCCGAACAGAGCCAGCAGACCGATGGTGTTATTGGCCAACCAATTGGCTTTGTGCAGTGA